The stretch of DNA AGGATAAGCGAACCAGAGTTTATGAGAGAATAATATCCACTTTAAGAAATAGCATAGTTATTGGAGATAAGAAGTTCGAGTTTCTAGCCTTTTCATCTAGTCAGGTACGAGATAATTCTGTTTGGATGTTTGCTTCAAGAACAGGTCTGACTGCAGCAGATATCAGAGAATGGATGGGTGATTTTCAAGATATAAGGAATGTGGCAATATATGGTGCCAGACTGGGTCAGTCTTTTGGCTCTTCTAGAGAAATTGCCAGTGTTGGTATAGATGAAATTGAAGTTATTCCCGATATAGAAGTTAAGAGGGGAGAAGCCACGTATTGTTTCTCAAATGGCATAGGGAAGATATCACAAGAGTTGGCTTGCAAAGTGGCAACAAAGTTAGGCTGCAGTTTTGTTCCATCAGCATTTCAGATTCAATATGGTGGGTACACTGGTGTCGTGGCTGTTGATCTGACATCATCAGTGAGGTTGTCATTGAGAAAGAGCATGTTCAAATACAAATCACTCAACACAAAATTAGATGTTTTGGCATGGAGCAAGTTTCAACCTAGTTTTCTCAATTCCCAGATAATCATCCTTTTGTCTAACCTCGGGGTTAAGGatcaagtttttcagaaaaGGCAATGGGAGACTATAGATAAACTGAATGCCATATTAACAGATCCATGGATAGCACAGGAGGCACTGGAAATGATGTCCTCAGGAGAAATCACAATGGTTCTGAAGGAAATGCTTATATGTGATTACAAGCCAGATGCAAAACCATTTCTTTCAATGATGCTTCAAACATTTCGTGCATCTAAGTTGATGGACATAAGGTTTGGAACAAGGATATTTGTTCCAAACGGAAGAGTTATGATTGGATGCCTAGATGAAACCAGGACATTGGATTACTGTCAAGTATTTCTGCAAGTTTCTCGCTTTAGTAGGGAGCTTTGTAACCAATCGTCGCATATGTTTAGTGTCAGCCGCTCAAATCCAAATAACTTCATTTTTGAAGGTGAGGTGATTGTTGCTAGAAACCCATGTCTACACCCAGGAGATGTGTGTGTACTACAAGCTGTTAATGTGCCAGCTCTACATCACATTGTTGATTGCATTGTTTTTCCACAAAAGGGAAAGAGGTAAGATAATATCCCATTGTGGCTACTTCTAAAGCATGAAATGTTATTTGCATGCGTCTGTAATATTAATGACTACCTATTTGTGCTCTTATTTAATCAACAAATAAAGAACACAATCTATTTTTCTCGATTAGAAACTACACATATAAAGTTAATTAccctaaaatataaattgtctATGTACATTGTGATGTATAATATGCTATTTGTGCTCTTAACTTTGTTTTTATATTGCATTGTTATTTCTTCATCGACACTATTCAAAAGTCGTATACAACATTATTTTGGTCTACCTTTTACTAACATAATGCAGCATTAGTTGTGTTTGTCTGTTGGGACCGTGATCTTGTGCAACATTATTTGTGTTTAGACCTCATCCAAATGAATGTTCGAGAAGCAGTTTGGATGGAGATAAGTACTTTGTCTGTTGGGACCGTGATCTTATTCCTCCTTTGCGAATTCAACCAGCAGAATATATTGCAGCACCAACTATGCAACTGGATCGTGATGTTACGATAGAGGTATTTATTAATACATTTTGATTTGACAAAGTATCAACAGAACGAGTGCtagaatttcatattttaagTTTGTCATTGcaattaattatcatattaaCTGCAATATGAatggaataatatatatatataggctatCATTGATAATTTTCATCACATTTGATTACAATATAGAGAATAGATCATGCTGCAATCATCTAGTCTTCATTACCTTGGATTTTACCCTTCTTCAATGACAATTAAgcatttatcttatatatagttGCCTCTATCTTGGACATCCAATGAGCATATAGACATATTTGGTGATCTAAGAAGCTGTTTCAAAATAcacatctatatataaaaatatgttttgacaAAATTTAGAAATCTTTTATGCTCTTTGTAAAGATTTAACAAATATGCATAACAGCTGCATcttcatgtaaaaaaataaagtcaagTAGGATTGAATGAAAGATTCTTATTTAGATCTTTTGCATCATtaactaaagaaaaagaaaagtcctCAAAAAACATGTATGATGTTGATAGAGGAAATGTTGTTGTTCAGGCTCTTATTTAGATCTTTCTGAAGATTTTCATTCCTCTCTCACATTTCCATGTCGATTGCAACTTCCTTCCACAGCTAACATATGACAGCCTGTTGTTGTTGTTCTGCAGGAAGTAGAGGAGTGTTTCACCAATTACATAAAAGATAACAATTTAGGAATCATCCAAAATGCCCACACTGTCTTTGCAGATAGGTAGCCCCGTAGTGCAATGAGCCATAAATGTTTGGAACTTACTAAGCTACACTCAATTGCCGTTGACTTCCCAAAAACTGGTGTTGCAGCCAAAATACCACCTCATCTATGTGTCAACGAATATCCCGATTTCATGGAAAAGCCTGAAAAATGGACCTACAGATCAACATCTATCCTAGGAAAGCTTTTTCGCGAAGCAAAATACATTGAACTGCCCAC from Juglans microcarpa x Juglans regia isolate MS1-56 chromosome 3S, Jm3101_v1.0, whole genome shotgun sequence encodes:
- the LOC121256891 gene encoding RNA-dependent RNA polymerase 1-like; the protein is MDTNLVLRLGNQVSRDNFSVLWKQENVFVKFDFKIRKLYFFFSHLSVEYKFEISFENICKIELYCPRDQATKFLLTQLLRSPRIYEKAVSTGHHYEWVREVDFTPFCCIGQSSALCLELPNMLWLPKFHRHFVYYKENEEQLELMEGSPFSCSSGLVPIVNPPIGFDLPYKILFKINSLIQHGCVPGPAIDDDFYRLVDPKSTKIEFIESALDKLFHLGDCCYEPVRFLKEQFKGYATSTLLPRAPAISLCDGLVYVHRVKVTPSKVYFCGPEVNLSNRVFRNYLEDIDNFLHVSFVDENLDKVRSIALSPHSSSTNEDKRTRVYERIISTLRNSIVIGDKKFEFLAFSSSQVRDNSVWMFASRTGLTAADIREWMGDFQDIRNVAIYGARLGQSFGSSREIASVGIDEIEVIPDIEVKRGEATYCFSNGIGKISQELACKVATKLGCSFVPSAFQIQYGGYTGVVAVDLTSSVRLSLRKSMFKYKSLNTKLDVLAWSKFQPSFLNSQIIILLSNLGVKDQVFQKRQWETIDKLNAILTDPWIAQEALEMMSSGEITMVLKEMLICDYKPDAKPFLSMMLQTFRASKLMDIRFGTRIFVPNGRVMIGCLDETRTLDYCQVFLQVSRFSRELCNQSSHMFSVSRSNPNNFIFEGEVIVARNPCLHPGDVCVLQAVNVPALHHIVDCIVFPQKGKRPHPNECSRSSLDGDKYFVCWDRDLIPPLRIQPAEYIAAPTMQLDRDVTIEEVEECFTNYIKDNNLGIIQNAHTVFADR